The sequence AGGGCCTCCCGGCGCGGTTCGCGGCCGTCGTCCCACGGGTAGGGCAGCCGGGCCAGCTCGCCCGCGGCGCCGTTCGCCCCGCGCAGCACCCGGCCGCCGATGACGATGCCGAGGCCGATGCCCACCCCGATCCGCAGATAGCCGAACGAGTCACGGTCGCGGGCGGCGCCCTCGTGCAGCTCGGCGAGCGCGGCGCAGTTGACGTTGTTCTCCAGGTGGACGGGGACGTCCGTCGGCAGCGCGACGGCCATGGCGTCGAAGGCGGGGCCGGCCTTCTGGGTCGCGGGACGCATTCCGGTGCCCTCGCGGTCCCGCGCGGTGACGTCCCCGACGGCGACGACCACGGCGCGCAGCGGGGCTCCGGCGGGCAGGGCGCCGAGGACCTCCCGGACCGTGCCGGCGGAGTCCGCCCGGGGGCCCGTACCCCTGGCGAGCAGGGTGCCGTCCAGGGCGCAGCCGCGCACCTGGGTGTGGGTGGGGCCGAGATCGACGGCGAGGACGGCACCCGCGGCGGGCCCGAGCCCGTAGACGGCGGCCGAACGGCCGGTGCCGCCGGTGGCGGTGCCGGAGCAGGCGGCGAGCTCGGCGCCCTCCAGCTCGGCCACGGCGGTGGAGACGGTCGGTTTGGACAGGCCCGCGCCGGCCGCCAGCTGGGGGCGGGTGGCGGTGCCCGTCGCGGCCAGTACGGCGAACACCGCGCGGGCGCTCTCGCTCAGGTTCATGCTCTCCCTCAGGTCATGCCGCGGCCTGCCGCTCGGGCTTGTCCGGCCCCGGTTGCAACCGTTGTACGGCATGGGTTCCACAACCCTTGACGCACCCTACTTCGTTAGTTAACTTCCTAACGAACTCATGCGGTACTCGCCTGCCGCACTCCCCCGAAGCCCGTCCCGGGGCTTCCCTACTCGACCTGCTGTCCGTAGGCACGGTTCGCCCGCCGTCCGCTTCGCCTGCGCGCACCGCGTACCCGCGGCGCCGCGCATCGACGAAAGAGGCTCCGTGGCGGACTCCACGCCCGTCGCCGTCGGTATCGACGTGGGCGGCACGAAGACGCATCTGCGCGCCGTGGCCGGGGGCGACCCCGGCTCCGGGCGCGGCCCCGCTTTCGGGGGCGACCTCGACGCCGGGAGCGGCCCCGCTTTCGGGCGTGACCTCGATTCCGGGCACGACTATGACTCCGGGCGCGGCCACGGTTCCGGGCACGACTTCGACTCCGGGCGCGGCCCCGGCTCCGGGCCGAGGGCGGTCGCCGATCACGTGCGGAGGAGCAGTGGATGGAGGCCGCACGATCCGGCGTCCGCCGCCGCCTGGCTGGCCGCGCTGATCGACGACGTACTGCCCCGGGGCACCCGCCCGGCCGCGGTGGCCGTAGGCGGGCATGCTTGTGAGACGCCTCGCCAGTGCGAGGAGATCCGCTCCGCTCTCCACGCGCTCCTGCACGTGCCCTGCCGTGTCGTCGGCGACGCCGAACTCCTCGTGCCCGCGGCCGGACTGGCCAAGGGCGTCGGCCTCGTCGCCGGCACCGGCTCGGTCGCGGTGGGCCTGCTGCCCGACGGCACCGGGATCCAGGTGGGTGGCTGGGGCGCGGTGCTCGGCGACGAGGGCGGGTCGGCCGGTCTCGTACGCGAGGCGGTGCGGGCCCTGTGGGCGGCACACGACCGCGGTGAACCGCCGGACGCGCTCGCGGAGCGGCTGACCGCCGCGTTCGGGGTGTCCGAAGTACCCGCGCTGGGCGCGGCGTTGGAGAGCGCGACCGATGTCTCCGCGGAGTGGGGGCGCCATGCCCCCAGCGTGTTCGCGGCGGCCGAGGACGGCTCTTCGCTCGCCCGTACGGTGATCGCCGAGGGCGCCCGGGAACTGGCGCGGCTCGTCGTGCTGCTCGCCGGACGCGGAGTTCCCGTGGACGACGTGGTGGTGGCGGGCGGCGCGGTGCTCGGCCGGCCGGTGCTGTACGAGGCGTTCAAGGCCGCGCTCGCCGAGGCGTTGCCGTCGGCGCGGCCGAGGCCGTTGCGGGTGCCGCCCGTCGAGGGGGCCGTGGCACTGGCCCGCGCTCTGCTGTGAGGAACCGCGGCCGGTCGGCCGCACCATGACCGGCGCAACCGCCGTGACCGGTCCGACCGGCGTTCAACTCGCGTTCACCGCTCCGGGATCAGCTCACATGACCGGTACGGCCGAGTTCGTCCCGTCCGTTCGTCCCACCCGTTCGTCCCGCCCGTTGATCCGTTCCGTCACGACTCCAGCAGGACCAGAAGGAGAGGCACCTCCATGCCCGGTGCGCACCCCCGTCCCCCTATCGACCGGCGCGTGTTCCTGCGGAACTCCGTGGGTCTTTCGGCCGGACTGATCGCGGCTCCCGCGGGCATGGCCTGGCCCGCCACCGCGTCGGCGTCGGCGTCGGCGTCGGCCTCGGCGTCGGCGTCGGCCTCGGCATCCACGGCGTCGGCCGGCACGAACACGGCCGCCGCCTTCGTGGACGCGTACGCCACCAACGTCCTCGGCAACCTCACCTCCGAGACCAACGCGGCCGTGCACATCCTCGACGGCTTCGCGCGCGTCTGGAAGACGGGCGCGAGCTGGGACACCGGCACCCCGCTGATGCCCGAGGTCCTGCGCGCCAACATGCGGTACTGCGCCCGCGTCACCCGGCGCCGCACCGACGCCGAGGCCCGGACCGCCTTCGTCCAGGACCGCCAGCACCAGAGTTACGCGGTGATCGCGGGCCTGGGCCCGCTCGCCGACCTGTACCGGAGCGGGGCCAAGGCCGTCACCGGCATCACCTCGGCGCCGGACGGCGTACCGGCGGGCCGGATCAACGACACAATCCCGGCCGACGCTCCCGCGGGCTCCGCGCTGGGCGCCGGTTCGCACACCTCGGACCTCGGCAAGGTCGCCGAGCTGGTGGACACCGTGCGCGGCCCGTTCGCGTCGAGCAACCCGTCCAAACTCGCCTACCAGTACCCGCGCCCGTGGCGCATGAACGAGGACAGCGAGATCGTCGGCACGGGGCGGACCGACGAACTGGGCTTCCCCGTCTACGAGTCCGACGTCGTGGTGGTCCCGCAACTGCTGCGGCAGCGCGGCACCGACCCGGCCGACGACGGGGGCTTCACCAGCGGCCACACGAACGCCTTCTACCTCGCGGCGCTGTCCCTGGCGTACGCGGTCCCCGAGCGGTTCCAGGAGTTGGTGGCCCGCGCCTCCGAACTCGCCCACACCCGCATCGTGTCGGGCATGCACTCCACCGTCGACGTGGTGGGCGGCCGTGTCCTGTCGACGGCCCTCGCGGCGGCGGCGCTCGCCGATCCGGCGAACGCCGGTCTGAAGGCGGCGGCCCGGGCCCAGGCCGCCGCGTACTTCCAGGAGCGGACCGGCACCACCGCCGACACCCTCTACGACTACGCGCATGCGGCGGGCCCGGACACGGACCCGTACGCGGACCGCGCCGCCAACAGGGCAGCGGTCGGGCCCCGGTTGACATACGTGCTGCCCAAGCGGCACGCGCACGACCGCATGAGTGTGCCGAAGGGCGCCGAGGTCCTGCTGGAGACGCGACTGCCCTACCTCTCCGCGGCCCAGCGGCGCGAGGTGCTGCGGACGACCGCGCTGCCCGCCGGGTACGTCCTGCTGGACGGCTTCGAGAAGTGGGGGCGGCTGGACCTCTTCGCCGCCGCCGACGGGTACGGGGCCTTCGACGCCGACGTGCACGTCACGCTGGACGCCGCAGCCGGGGGCTTCGGCGCCGCCGACACCTGGCGCAACGACATCGGCGGCCGGGGCGCGCTCGTCAAGCGCGGCAGCGGCACGTTGGGCCTGGCCGGCGGCAACTCGTACGCCGGTGGCACCACGGTGGAGCGGGGCGTCCTCGCGACCGCCTCGGCCGACGCGCTCGGCCGTGGTGACGTACGCGTCAAGGGCGGTTCCCTGCGCGTGACTTCGCCTCTTCGGGTGCGGGGCTCGTACACCCAGGAGGCCGGTACGACGCTGGAGGTGACGCTCGCGGGCGACGGGGAGCCTGCGCTCACGGTGGATCGCCGCGTGCTGCTCGACCGGGCCGGGCGGCTCGTCGTACACCTCGACGGGTCGTACCGTCCGCGGAGGGGCACGGTCCTTCCGGTGATCGGGGCGCGGTCCTTGCGGGGGCGGTTCGCCGGGATCGCGGTGGACGGGTTCCGCGCCGAGGCCGTCTTCACCGCACGGGGGTTGTCCGTCCGCCTCACCTGACAGCTCCGCGAAACGCTCCGCGGGGTGGGTGTGTTTCGGCTGCGGGCCCGGTGGGGGCTGGCCGCGCAGTTCCCCGCGCCCCTGAAGGGCGGGGCTGCGCCCCGGCCCTCCGCGCCGCTGAAAGGCGGGCTGTGCCCCGGCCTTTCGTCTTCGGGGGCGGTAGCCCCTGCTTTTGAGGGGCGCGGGAAACTGCGCGAACGGCCCCCACCGGCCCGCAGCCGAAAAACTCCCCGCGAAGCAATGTCATGGCTCCCAGAGGCCGCCTCAGTGACCCTCCATGGCCCACGTCCGGCCCCCGTTGGGCAGCACCCCGGGCGCACTGGGAGCGATGGGCGCGGCCAGCCAGCCGGCGACCGCGGCGGCGATGGGCTGATCCGATTCGATCTGTATGAACCCGAACTGCCCCGACTGGTTGCACTCCAGGAACCACCACATCCCCTCGGCGTCCTCGGCGAAGTCGAAGGCCCCGAAGGCCAGTCCGGCCTCCCGGAGGTAGCTGCGCACCCCGGCGGCGACGGACGACGGCGTGTCCACCGCCTGCCACAGGGCGTCGGAGGCGGCGAACCGGACGTCCACCTCGTCGGGGTCGGCGTCCGGCGCGACCGTCTTGCGCGCGGCGAACATCCGGTCGCCGACACAGGTCAGCCTGATGTCGGCCCGCTTGACCACCCGCCGCTGGAGCAGGGTCGGGCCGAAGGCGACGGCCGCGAAGTCGGTGTCGGGTGCGACCCGGCTGGTGGGCACCGCCCTGGGCGGTTCCTGCGGGTGCGCGCCCGACACGGGCTTGACCACCAGATCCGGGAAGCGGTCCGCGAAGTCGCGGGCGGCCTGCGGGAACGTGGTGATCAGAGTGGCGGGTACGGGCAGACCGCAGCGCTGGGCCAGGGACAGCTGCCAGGGCTTGTGGCGGGCCCGGCGGGCCGCGTCGGGGTGGTTCATCCAGCGCGCGTCGGTGGAGCGCAGCATGCCGTAGAGCGCCTGCGCGGACTCCTCGGTCAGCCAGTCGGAGGGCTCGGCGGCGTTGCTCGCGGGCGCGCCGGGCCTGCGGACCCAGACGGACCGCAGGCCGCCCATGCTCACCAGCCGGCCGCCGGCGGACAGATGCCCGCGAAAGGCGCCGCGCACGTACTCGCCCGACAGGGCCACCGGGCCGGGAAGGTCCGCGGGATCGAGGCGGACGACCGGGACCGCGTCCCTGTCGAGCTCCGCCACCACCATGTCCGCGGTCACATCCTGTTCGCACGTCAGGATCAGAACCGTCATCGTCGGGGGTCCGAAATCAGTCGTCGAAGTGGGTCTTCGAGCCGGCGGTGGAGGTCGTGGACCCCAACTCCCGCAACACGGCGTAGTCATGTGCGGCAAGCCGCCCGTCCGGAAGCACGTTCAATTGCAGTCTGGAGTCATAGGCGTACGGAACGCTGACCTCCAACTGCTGGGCCGGACGGGCATAGTTGAGCGCGAACGGTCGCATCAGTTCTCCTTGCTCGGTGCGGACCCGGCCAAGCGGATCGTGACGCTCCGGCGTCACGTTACCCGGCGGGCCCACAGGGCTTCCACGGAGATATACGAATCGAACTGGAGAATGGTTGCCTCACGCTGCGTAGTCATCGGACGGGTACGGACCGTGACGTGAGCCGGCCGCGTCGTTCCTCCGTGCACAGGGCAGCCATTCACCTCTGGAGACGCGGGCCCGAGAGTTACGGATCCGACATGGAGCCGCAGTTCAGCGCACTGGCGCACACGTTCGCCGGTCGCGCGCCCCGCGCGCCGGTGAGGTCCTCAGGGACCCGTGGTGCTTGGGTGCGACAGCCCACGGGGCTTCGTACAGGTCCGGCCACGGCCGAGAAATTCATTCGGAGGAGACCTCCCTCACAGCTACTCTCGTAGCGCTTCCCGATCTCCACGCGCCATCGCCGCCCACTGCCGAAGTCCCTTTTCCGCCCCTTTCAGACCGTCAACCGGAGGCAGACATGGACCAGTTGCAGCAAGAAGTGGTTCCGGCGGAGGTCGGTCTGGACCCGGTGGCCCTGGACCGGCTCGACCGGTTCTTCGCCCGCCGCGTGGACGACGGCCTACTTCCCGGATACCTCGTTTCGGTGGCTCGTCACGGCCGTGTCGCGCATCTCACGTCGTACGGTCTGCGCGACCCGGAGGCCGGCACCGCGGTCACCTCGGACACGGTGTGGCGGCTCTACTCGATGACCAAGCCGGTGGTGTCCGTCGCCGCGCTGATGCTCCACGAGGAGGGCCTGCTCGGCCTGGACGATCCCGTCTCCCGCCATCTGCCGGACTTCGCCGACCCGCAGGTCTACGAGAGCGGCACGGGCGACGACATCAGGACCCGCCCGGCCGACGGGCCCGTCCTGGTCCGGCACCTGCTGACCCACACCGCGGGCCTGACCATCGGCGCGTACCGCACCCATCCCGTGGACGCCCTCTACCGGGCCGCCGGGGCCGACATCCAGGCGCCGGAGGGCGCGGATCTCGCCGAGGCCTGCGCGGTGTACGCGCGTCTGCCCCTGCAGTTCGAACCGGGGACCGAGTGGAACTACTCGATTGCGACCAACGTGGTCGGCCGGCTCATCGAGGTGGTGACGGGACGCCCGCTGGACGCGTTCCTCGCCGAGCGGGTCTTCGCGCCGCTGGGCATGACGGACACCGGCTTCCGGGTCTCCGGAGAGCGGGCGGACCTGCTGGCCGTCCTCTACCAGGAGGACCCGGAGGACAAGGACGGCAGGATCATCCCGGCCCCGGGCCCGCCGCTGCACGAGCGCCCGCGGCTGCTCTCCGGCACCGGCGGCCTGGTGGGGACGGCGGGCGACTACCACCGCTTCATGGAGTTCCTGCGCCGGCGCGGTGAACTCGACGGCGTCCGGCTGCTGTCCTCGGGGGCCGTGGACACCATGGCCACCAACCATCTCCCCGCCGACCTCCACACCTTCGGCACCAGGCCCATCCACGGGCAGCCCGGCAACGCGGGCCTCGGCTTCGGCCTCGGCGTCTCGGTCGTGGTGGACGCGACCCGCACGCCGTCCCCGGAGAGCGAGGGGTCCTACGGCTGGAGCGGCGCGGGCGGCACGACCTTCTGGGTCGACCCCCGCAACGACCTGACCGTGCAGTTCATGACCCAGGTGCGCCCCGCGGGAATGATGTCCTTCGACGAACTGAAGGGCTTCGTGCACGAGGCGCTCGGGGGCTGAGCCGGACGCGGTCGTCTACTCCCTCCGGAAGTCGACCCCCTCCCGGGCCAGTTCCGCCAGCCACTCCTCCGAGCGCTCCGCTGTCTCGGCCGCTCGGCTGAGGCCGGGCGGGAGGTCTCCGGCGAGGATCCGTCGTACACCGACCGCGAGCGTCCTGGAGACGCACCGCGCCATCGCGCTCTCCTCCGCGTCCCCCTCCATGTCCAGGAGGTAGCGTCCCGACCAGGTGCGTCCCCCGTCGGCCCGTACGTCGAGAGTCACCGCAAGGACCACCCGGTCCCGGTCGGTGTCCGTGGTGGGGTAGCGGGCCGCCAACTCCCGGGCCAGTTCGGCGATCCGGCGGTCGTCGCCCCGGCGGAGTTCCTCGAAGACCGGCTGCCAGGCGTCGAGCCAGCCGTCGAGGCGCAGGGTGCCGCGGACGAACGTCCGGGGCTTCCAGGCGGGCGGCACCCCGTACTGCCCGACGAACGGGACGCTGTCGCGGTTCGGGTAGACCTCGAAGGACTCACCGTCCACCACCTGGGGCCGGGTGACCTCCCAGGGGCGCGGGGCCGTCGTCTCCGCTCCGGCCTCGATGTAACGGGCGGGCGAGCGAAGGGCGCCGAGAACCCCCGCCGGAGCCCAGCTGAAGCGGTACCTGAAGTCGTTCGGGACGGCGGGGACGCCTCCGCAGTACGAGGTGAGGCTCACCTCGGCCTCGGTGTCCGCGCCGATCTCCGCACGGGCGCGGGCCAGCAGGCTGTGCGCGAAGAGGTGGTCGATGCCCGGGTCCAGGCCCGACTCCGTGAGGACCACGACCCCGGCCGCCACGGCCACCGGAACCTGGTCGAGCACGGCCTCGGAGACATAGCTGGAGCAGGCGAAATGGGCGCGGCCGTCCACACAGGCGGCGAGCAGTCCCGCGTGCTCGGGCGCCGGCAGCATGGAGACCACCACGTCTCCGGGGGCCAGCTCGGCGGTGAGGGCCGGAAAAGTGTACGCGCGCGGTTCGGCTCGGCCGGTGAGCCCCAGCGCCGCCAGGCTCCCTCCGGCCCGCTCCTCGGTGCGGTGCCACAGGCGTACGCGGTCGGCCGCTTCGCAGAGCGCGGCGAGTCCGCTGCCGGTGGACAGGCCCGCGCCGATCCAGTGGACGGTCCCGGAGGGCGGTACGAGGGCAGTCGCGGGCGCGGTCCTCTCAGGCATCGTCCGACTCCCCGT is a genomic window of Streptomyces sp. NBC_00414 containing:
- a CDS encoding N-acetylglucosamine kinase, whose amino-acid sequence is MADSTPVAVGIDVGGTKTHLRAVAGGDPGSGRGPAFGGDLDAGSGPAFGRDLDSGHDYDSGRGHGSGHDFDSGRGPGSGPRAVADHVRRSSGWRPHDPASAAAWLAALIDDVLPRGTRPAAVAVGGHACETPRQCEEIRSALHALLHVPCRVVGDAELLVPAAGLAKGVGLVAGTGSVAVGLLPDGTGIQVGGWGAVLGDEGGSAGLVREAVRALWAAHDRGEPPDALAERLTAAFGVSEVPALGAALESATDVSAEWGRHAPSVFAAAEDGSSLARTVIAEGARELARLVVLLAGRGVPVDDVVVAGGAVLGRPVLYEAFKAALAEALPSARPRPLRVPPVEGAVALARALL
- a CDS encoding serine hydrolase domain-containing protein, which produces MDQLQQEVVPAEVGLDPVALDRLDRFFARRVDDGLLPGYLVSVARHGRVAHLTSYGLRDPEAGTAVTSDTVWRLYSMTKPVVSVAALMLHEEGLLGLDDPVSRHLPDFADPQVYESGTGDDIRTRPADGPVLVRHLLTHTAGLTIGAYRTHPVDALYRAAGADIQAPEGADLAEACAVYARLPLQFEPGTEWNYSIATNVVGRLIEVVTGRPLDAFLAERVFAPLGMTDTGFRVSGERADLLAVLYQEDPEDKDGRIIPAPGPPLHERPRLLSGTGGLVGTAGDYHRFMEFLRRRGELDGVRLLSSGAVDTMATNHLPADLHTFGTRPIHGQPGNAGLGFGLGVSVVVDATRTPSPESEGSYGWSGAGGTTFWVDPRNDLTVQFMTQVRPAGMMSFDELKGFVHEALGG
- the tgmA gene encoding putative ATP-grasp-modified RiPP, translating into MRPFALNYARPAQQLEVSVPYAYDSRLQLNVLPDGRLAAHDYAVLRELGSTTSTAGSKTHFDD
- the tgmB gene encoding ATP-grasp ribosomal peptide maturase, with product MTVLILTCEQDVTADMVVAELDRDAVPVVRLDPADLPGPVALSGEYVRGAFRGHLSAGGRLVSMGGLRSVWVRRPGAPASNAAEPSDWLTEESAQALYGMLRSTDARWMNHPDAARRARHKPWQLSLAQRCGLPVPATLITTFPQAARDFADRFPDLVVKPVSGAHPQEPPRAVPTSRVAPDTDFAAVAFGPTLLQRRVVKRADIRLTCVGDRMFAARKTVAPDADPDEVDVRFAASDALWQAVDTPSSVAAGVRSYLREAGLAFGAFDFAEDAEGMWWFLECNQSGQFGFIQIESDQPIAAAVAGWLAAPIAPSAPGVLPNGGRTWAMEGH
- a CDS encoding ROK family protein — encoded protein: MNLSESARAVFAVLAATGTATRPQLAAGAGLSKPTVSTAVAELEGAELAACSGTATGGTGRSAAVYGLGPAAGAVLAVDLGPTHTQVRGCALDGTLLARGTGPRADSAGTVREVLGALPAGAPLRAVVVAVGDVTARDREGTGMRPATQKAGPAFDAMAVALPTDVPVHLENNVNCAALAELHEGAARDRDSFGYLRIGVGIGLGIVIGGRVLRGANGAAGELARLPYPWDDGREPRREALEERMGSRSLLRRAADAWRGADGTCPRTPERLFALAEEGHSTARSVVGQHAADVGRLAAAVVAVLDPGLIVLGGAIGAFPQLLPGVREELARLSWPTEVVSSMVGDSGTVAGASRLAVAHGIETVTGGVRVRH
- a CDS encoding phosphatase PAP2 family protein, encoding MPGAHPRPPIDRRVFLRNSVGLSAGLIAAPAGMAWPATASASASASASASASASASTASAGTNTAAAFVDAYATNVLGNLTSETNAAVHILDGFARVWKTGASWDTGTPLMPEVLRANMRYCARVTRRRTDAEARTAFVQDRQHQSYAVIAGLGPLADLYRSGAKAVTGITSAPDGVPAGRINDTIPADAPAGSALGAGSHTSDLGKVAELVDTVRGPFASSNPSKLAYQYPRPWRMNEDSEIVGTGRTDELGFPVYESDVVVVPQLLRQRGTDPADDGGFTSGHTNAFYLAALSLAYAVPERFQELVARASELAHTRIVSGMHSTVDVVGGRVLSTALAAAALADPANAGLKAAARAQAAAYFQERTGTTADTLYDYAHAAGPDTDPYADRAANRAAVGPRLTYVLPKRHAHDRMSVPKGAEVLLETRLPYLSAAQRREVLRTTALPAGYVLLDGFEKWGRLDLFAAADGYGAFDADVHVTLDAAAGGFGAADTWRNDIGGRGALVKRGSGTLGLAGGNSYAGGTTVERGVLATASADALGRGDVRVKGGSLRVTSPLRVRGSYTQEAGTTLEVTLAGDGEPALTVDRRVLLDRAGRLVVHLDGSYRPRRGTVLPVIGARSLRGRFAGIAVDGFRAEAVFTARGLSVRLT
- a CDS encoding saccharopine dehydrogenase family protein, with amino-acid sequence MPERTAPATALVPPSGTVHWIGAGLSTGSGLAALCEAADRVRLWHRTEERAGGSLAALGLTGRAEPRAYTFPALTAELAPGDVVVSMLPAPEHAGLLAACVDGRAHFACSSYVSEAVLDQVPVAVAAGVVVLTESGLDPGIDHLFAHSLLARARAEIGADTEAEVSLTSYCGGVPAVPNDFRYRFSWAPAGVLGALRSPARYIEAGAETTAPRPWEVTRPQVVDGESFEVYPNRDSVPFVGQYGVPPAWKPRTFVRGTLRLDGWLDAWQPVFEELRRGDDRRIAELARELAARYPTTDTDRDRVVLAVTLDVRADGGRTWSGRYLLDMEGDAEESAMARCVSRTLAVGVRRILAGDLPPGLSRAAETAERSEEWLAELAREGVDFRRE